A window of Eriocheir sinensis breed Jianghai 21 chromosome 39, ASM2467909v1, whole genome shotgun sequence contains these coding sequences:
- the LOC127009015 gene encoding uncharacterized protein LOC127009015 isoform X3, with translation MDLQNLQYQMWLAVRRHQALIGKRQEDPHNLAVQKEILDVLCQLVSINENQKLVVARLREERHQCQVKQEKENGIHSDDGKDEIDLLYDDEMVNDTLQEKDSKAAPVPHTLERTSGQPPKSLRDQEALSDNTHRHPAASDPLKDHHQQTGIPEAPASPPVWWCSPEKRLHNFQPPTADYSQEDIHDLVTEDEFMHALGLLTVKECEEVLAKRYERRKHTAYSHIFSATIWEKPETRRKRRAWLTSGAGSPPMLRRKVRPPSQPPSQPQSRPASPTQSSCSPMTTCPLSQPASPQSLEEEETPASQPSEEICPMCKVKGADVQCDGCGVIYHAQCVDLEDSEPPPCWLCLTCEQLGLRASSSHTDPHHLSRRRV, from the exons ATGGACCTCCAGAACCTGCAGTACCAGATGTGGCTGGCCGTCAGGAGGCACCAG GCACTGATTGGCAAGCGGCAGGAGGACCCACAT AATTTAGCAGTTCAGAAGGAGATTCTAGATGTGCTGTGTCAACTAGTCTCCATCAATGAGAATCAG AAACTTGTGGTGGCTCGGTTGCGAGAGGAGAGACATCAGTGTCAAGTTaagcaggagaaagagaatggtATCCACAGTGATGATGGAAAGGACGAAATTGACTTGCTGTATGATGACGAGATGGTCAACGACACATTGCAAGAAAAGGACAGCAAGGCAGCCCCAGTACCACACACCCTCGAGAGAACCTCAGGCCAACCTCCAAAGTCCCTCAGAGACCAGGAGGCTTTGTCAGACAACACCCACAGACACCCTGCAGCATCTGACCCTCTAAAAGATCACCATCAACAGACTGG TATTCCAGAGGCCCCAGCAAGTCCCCCAGTCTGGTGGTGCTCCCCTGAGAAGAGACTCCACAACTTCCAGCCCCCCACGGCAGATTACTCCCAGGAGGACATACACGACCTTGTCACGGAGGATGAGTTTATGCATGCGCTAG GCCTGCTCACCGTGAAGGAGTGCGAGGAAGTCCTGGCAAAGCGGTACGAGAGGAGAAAACACACCGCCTACTCACACATCTTCTCAGCCACAATATGGGAAAAACCCGAAACT CGTCGCAAGCGGAGGGCGTGGCTAACCTCTGGGGCCGGGTCGCCTCCCATGCTGAGGCGTAAAGTGAGGCCACCGTCCCAGCCACCCTCACAGCCCCAGTCACGGCCCGCCTCTCCCACACAGTCTTCTTGCTCCCCGATGACCACCTGTCCACTCTCCCAACCTGCATCCCCACAGTCccttgaggaagaagaaacaccTGCCTCACAACCCTCTGAGGAAATCTGTCCAATGTGCAAAGTTAAAG GTGCGGATGTCCAATGTGATGGGTGTGGAGTGATTTACCATGCACAGTGTGTGGACTTGGAGGACAGTGAGCCTCCTCCCTGCTGGCTGTGTCTCACCTGTGAACAGCTGGGCCTGAGAGCCTCATCCTCCCACACAGACCCTCACCACCTTTCCAGGCGAAGAG TTTAG
- the LOC127009018 gene encoding nuclear pore complex protein Nup50-like: MAKRGAVKELTHDNWEEEDDPEDMGVFRQAPTSELANRQIKKARRRGGNLEESSSPGIFKGLTPFTGFGGNKESSSVPTFSFINKDTGAKPTFDILGTSKANTPTSFTKSDATSPEKKASLPTFKFTTKDSSTNSPKSVESKTNGMNPSKTNTDPSGKKGNKEFLGHLKALNEGVVKWVKQHLDANPHVNLSPVFDDYKKHFEELTKKYPSSGESENEETGTESEASGKDQASEKENQPIATKPTFSFASSVTSSSEKSLFGASSASSDKKTAAVSPTKPAFSFGGFGKSAPEKSLFSGGGNSIFGGLSSSTTTATSSTTTTATTTGNTGADKDDAAYEPPKVEVSEVKEEDAIYEKKCKLFYMKDGAYVEKGVGTLFLKPAGEKTQLLIRALTNLGNILLNIILNPTIPTARAGKNGVIIACIPNPPVSGSGSASNEPVKMLIRVKTGEDADALMEKINELKK; encoded by the coding sequence ATGGCCAAACGTGGTGCTGTGAAGGAGCTGACTCATGacaattgggaggaggaggatgacccgGAAGACATGGGTGTCTTCCGCCAGGCCCCCACGTCGGAACTTGCTAATCGACAAATAAAAAAGGCAAGGAGAAGAGGTGGGAACTTGGAGGAGTCTTCATCACCAGGCATATTCAAGGGACTTACACCCTTCACGGGCTTTGGTGGTAACAAGGAGTCCTCTAGTGTGCCGACTTTCAGCTTCATCAACAAGGATACCGGAGCAAAACCTACTTTTGATATCCTTGGCACCTCCAAGGCAAACACACCCACATCTTTCACAAAGTCTGATGCTACCTCCCCCGAAAAGAAAGCCTCTCTTCCAACATTCAAGTTCACCACCAAAGACTCCTCAACAAATTCGCCAAAGTCAGTTGAATCAAAAACAAATGGTATGAACCCGTCTAAAACAAATACAGACCCCTCAGGGAAGAAGGGTAACAAAGAGTTCTTGGGCCACCTGAAGGCACTCAATGAAGGCGTTGTCAAGTGGGTGAAGCAACACCTCGATGCAAACCCTCACGTAAATCTGTCGCCTGTATTTGACGACTACAAGAAACATTTTGAGGAACTGACAAAGAAGTACCCCTCCTCGGGGGAGAGTGAAAATGAAGAGACAGGAACAGAAAGTGAGGCATCAGGTAAAGATCAGGCAAGTGAGAAAGAGAACCAGCCTATAGCTACAAAGCCAACATTTTCCTTTGCTAGTTCTGTAACTTCATCATCCGAGAAATCTCTGTTTGGTGCTAGTTCAGCATCAAGTGACAAAAAGACTGCAGCAGTCTCTCCAACCAAACCAGCATTTTCTTTTGGAGGATTTGGCAAAAGTGCTCCAGAGAAATCACTTTTCAGTGGTGGTGGCAATAGTATTTTTGGTGGCttgtcttcctccaccaccacggcTACCTCCTCAAcgactaccactgccaccaccacaggAAACACAGGGGCAGACAAAGATGATGCAGCATATGAGCCACCTAAAGTTGAGGTcagtgaagtgaaggaagaggatgctATTTATGAAAAGAAGTGTAAGTTATTCTACATGAAGGATGGAGCTTATGTGGAAAAGGGAGTTGGTACTTTATTCCTCAAGCCAGCCGGAGAGAAGACCCAGCTGCTCATTAGGGCCCTCACCAACCTGGGTAACATCTTGCTCAACATCATCCTTAACCCCACCATCCCCACTGCAAGGGCAGGGAAGAATGGTGTCATAATAGCATGCATCCCAAATCCTCCAGTCTCAGGCAGTGGATCTGCATCCAACGAACCTGTCAAGATGTTAATACGTGTCAAGACTGGGGAAGACGCTGATGCcctgatggaaaaaataaatgaacttAAGAAATAA
- the LOC127009015 gene encoding uncharacterized protein LOC127009015 isoform X1: MDLQNLQYQMWLAVRRHQALIGKRQEDPHNLAVQKEILDVLCQLVSINENQKLVVARLREERHQCQVKQEKENGIHSDDGKDEIDLLYDDEMVNDTLQEKDSKAAPVPHTLERTSGQPPKSLRDQEALSDNTHRHPAASDPLKDHHQQTGIPEAPASPPVWWCSPEKRLHNFQPPTADYSQEDIHDLVTEDEFMHALGLLTVKECEEVLAKRYERRKHTAYSHIFSATIWEKPETRRKRRAWLTSGAGSPPMLRRKVRPPSQPPSQPQSRPASPTQSSCSPMTTCPLSQPASPQSLEEEETPASQPSEEICPMCKVKGADVQCDGCGVIYHAQCVDLEDSEPPPCWLCLTCEQLGLRASSSHTDPHHLSRRREALAVRERLLRQRAELTIAKLQLEEKKHHLSLALQAQRAERVALQQREEDVREAIKQLQSFISTFQKLPTEPELPTQQNTSPDLPVPSSPASSLPGSSPQHSSFPGGAATSQPSSPSQSSLPSLSPVTPISLPTRAAPHATSPSLSCSSSSSSPSSSPLMPSVSLSQSSSPRQVTPYSFVLGGASQPSSPSPSPSPAHQHGVTISASQSPSPKPSHYSFDKHNVEPKSYIHSHHKRVRPPSHSRRDGELHALLPPDDEDVCDEPTDLSFPRQNRLSGIQRGESKVMAASS, encoded by the exons ATGGACCTCCAGAACCTGCAGTACCAGATGTGGCTGGCCGTCAGGAGGCACCAG GCACTGATTGGCAAGCGGCAGGAGGACCCACAT AATTTAGCAGTTCAGAAGGAGATTCTAGATGTGCTGTGTCAACTAGTCTCCATCAATGAGAATCAG AAACTTGTGGTGGCTCGGTTGCGAGAGGAGAGACATCAGTGTCAAGTTaagcaggagaaagagaatggtATCCACAGTGATGATGGAAAGGACGAAATTGACTTGCTGTATGATGACGAGATGGTCAACGACACATTGCAAGAAAAGGACAGCAAGGCAGCCCCAGTACCACACACCCTCGAGAGAACCTCAGGCCAACCTCCAAAGTCCCTCAGAGACCAGGAGGCTTTGTCAGACAACACCCACAGACACCCTGCAGCATCTGACCCTCTAAAAGATCACCATCAACAGACTGG TATTCCAGAGGCCCCAGCAAGTCCCCCAGTCTGGTGGTGCTCCCCTGAGAAGAGACTCCACAACTTCCAGCCCCCCACGGCAGATTACTCCCAGGAGGACATACACGACCTTGTCACGGAGGATGAGTTTATGCATGCGCTAG GCCTGCTCACCGTGAAGGAGTGCGAGGAAGTCCTGGCAAAGCGGTACGAGAGGAGAAAACACACCGCCTACTCACACATCTTCTCAGCCACAATATGGGAAAAACCCGAAACT CGTCGCAAGCGGAGGGCGTGGCTAACCTCTGGGGCCGGGTCGCCTCCCATGCTGAGGCGTAAAGTGAGGCCACCGTCCCAGCCACCCTCACAGCCCCAGTCACGGCCCGCCTCTCCCACACAGTCTTCTTGCTCCCCGATGACCACCTGTCCACTCTCCCAACCTGCATCCCCACAGTCccttgaggaagaagaaacaccTGCCTCACAACCCTCTGAGGAAATCTGTCCAATGTGCAAAGTTAAAG GTGCGGATGTCCAATGTGATGGGTGTGGAGTGATTTACCATGCACAGTGTGTGGACTTGGAGGACAGTGAGCCTCCTCCCTGCTGGCTGTGTCTCACCTGTGAACAGCTGGGCCTGAGAGCCTCATCCTCCCACACAGACCCTCACCACCTTTCCAGGCGAAGAG AGGCGTTGGCAGTCCGGGAGCGGCTGCTGCGACAGAGGGCAGAGCTCACCATAGCTAAGCTACAGCTGGAGGAGAAGAAGCACCACCTCTCCCTTGCCCTACAG GCACAGCGTGCAGAAAGAGTTGCTTTGcagcagagggaggaggatgtcCGTGAGGCAATTAAACAGCTGCAAAGCTTCATCAGTACCTTCCAGAAGCTACCAACAGAACCAGAGCTTCCCACTCAGCAGAACACTTCCCCAGACCTTCCTGTTCCATCCTCCCCTGCCAGCTCTCTACCTGGCAGCAGTCCCCAACATTCATCCTTCCCTGGTGGTGCTGCCACCTCTCAGCCATCATCTCCGAGCcagtcttctctcccctccctcagccCAGTCACCCCCATCTCCCTGCCCACAAGAGCTGCACCACATGctacctccccatccctttcatgttcctcatcctcgtcctcaccttcctcttccccactgATGCCAAGTGTTTCTTTAAGCCAGTCCTCCTCACCAAGGCAAGTAACACCTTACAGCTTTGTCCTGGGTGGTGCCTCACAGCCATCAtcaccctccccatcaccctctCCTGCTCACCAGCATGGGGTCACCATCTCTGCATCGCAATCACCATCTCCCAAGCCAAGTCACTATAGTTTTGACAAACATAATGTGGAGCCAAAGTCTTACATCCATAGTCATCACAAAAGGGTAAGACCTCCCAGTCACTCTCGCCGGGATGGAGAGCTCCACGCCCTGCTTCCCCCAGACGATGAGGACGTCTGCGATGAGCCGACAGACCTTTCGTTCCCCCGACAAAACAGATTATCAGGAATacagagaggagagagcaagGTCATGGCTGCCTCCTCTTGA
- the LOC127009020 gene encoding nucleoside diphosphate kinase 7-like isoform X2 — MGNKGETRYIFHTEWYDPVSATVNKFHLSFFPRDTSVEMYDLRAQRLFLKRIQVEGVEERDLYLGNTIVVLSRQLKITDYADAFTREQITSKRQRTFAMVKPDAVHRLGEIVDVIQGRDFEISQMKMVQLSRHQAAAFYREHEGRPFFEPLLDYITSGPVVALELITTDAVKKWRTTLGPTDSQEARNVAPDSIRALFGKDKQSNAGHGSDSDISAIREIEFFFPSSKINDDLLPQTTAKLGNNTCCIIKPHAVAKGYMGAILKAIQDEEFVISALQMFRMDKVQSEEFLEVYKGVVSEYPGMVQQLMSGPLVALEITSVHGSQTPLKFREFVGPSDPEVARELRPNSLRARFGEDTVRNALHCSDLPDDGPLEVEYFFKILQ, encoded by the exons ATGGGTAACAAG GGGGAGACACGATACATATTCCACACAGAATGGTACGACCCCGTCTCAGCAACGGTCAACAAATTCCACCTCAGCTTCTTCCCGAGAGATACGTCGGTGGAAATG TATGACCTGCGAGCTCAGCGGTTGTTCCTGAAGCGGATAcaagtggagggagtggaggagcggGACTTGTACCTTGGCAACACCATCGTTGTCCTCTCCCGCCAGCTGAAGATCACAGACTATGCCGACGCCTTCACTCGAGAACAGATCACTTCCAAGAGGCAGAG AACCTTTGCCATGGTGAAGCCTGATGCTGTGCACAGACTGGGAGAAATAGTCGATGTAATCCAAGGCCGGGACTTTGAGATCAGCCAGATGAAGATGGTGCAGCTGTCAAGGCACCAAGCAGCAGCCTTTTACCGGGAGCATGAGGGACGGCCCTTCTTTGA GCCCCTGCTGGACTACATCACAAGTGGGCCGGTTGTTGCCTTGGAGCTGATAACAACTGATGCCGTCAAGAAGTGGAGGACAACTCTGGGCCCCACGGACTCCCAGGAAGCAAGGAATGTTGCCCCTGATTCCATAAGAGCGCTGTTTGGGAAGGACAAGCAGTCAAATGCTGGACATGGGTCTGACTCTGACATCTCTGCAATAAGG GAAATTGAGTTTTTCTTCCCATCATCCAAGATAAATGATGACCTCCTGCCACAGACCACGGCCAAGCTAGGAAACAATACTTGCTGCATCATCAAGCCGCATGCTGTAGCCAAGG GTTACATGGGTGCCATTCTGAAGGCAATACAGGACGAAGAGTTTGTGATATCTGCCTTACAAATGTTCCGCATGGACAAGGTTCAGTCCGAAGAGTTTTTGGAGGTGTACAAAGGTGTCGTCAGTGAATACCCA GGGATGGTACAGCAGCTGATGTCTGGACCTCTGGTGGCTCTGGAGATCACGAGTGTTCATGGATCCCAGACGCCGCTAAAATTCAGAGAATTTGTTGGACCTTCTGACCCG GAAGTGGCAAGGGAGCTGCGGCCCAACAGCCTGAGAGCACGCTTTGGGGAAGACACAGTGCGGAACGCTTTGCACTGCTCTGACCTGCCTGATGATGGCCCTCTGGAG GTGGAATACTTCTTCAAAATTCTTCAGTAG
- the LOC127009015 gene encoding uncharacterized protein LOC127009015 isoform X2, with protein MDLQNLQYQMWLAVRRHQALIGKRQEDPHNLAVQKEILDVLCQLVSINENQKLVVARLREERHQCQVKQEKENGIHSDDGKDEIDLLYDDEMVNDTLQEKDSKAAPVPHTLERTSGQPPKSLRDQEALSDNTHRHPAASDPLKDHHQQTGIPEAPASPPVWWCSPEKRLHNFQPPTADYSQEDIHDLVTEDEFMHALGLLTVKECEEVLAKRYERRKHTAYSHIFSATIWEKPETRRKRRAWLTSGAGSPPMLRRKVRPPSQPPSQPQSRPASPTQSSCSPMTTCPLSQPASPQSLEEEETPASQPSEEICPMCKVKGADVQCDGCGVIYHAQCVDLEDSEPPPCWLCLTCEQLGLRASSSHTDPHHLSRRRGKSSLGGLLAEVTGSLDDVMALHPKRQ; from the exons ATGGACCTCCAGAACCTGCAGTACCAGATGTGGCTGGCCGTCAGGAGGCACCAG GCACTGATTGGCAAGCGGCAGGAGGACCCACAT AATTTAGCAGTTCAGAAGGAGATTCTAGATGTGCTGTGTCAACTAGTCTCCATCAATGAGAATCAG AAACTTGTGGTGGCTCGGTTGCGAGAGGAGAGACATCAGTGTCAAGTTaagcaggagaaagagaatggtATCCACAGTGATGATGGAAAGGACGAAATTGACTTGCTGTATGATGACGAGATGGTCAACGACACATTGCAAGAAAAGGACAGCAAGGCAGCCCCAGTACCACACACCCTCGAGAGAACCTCAGGCCAACCTCCAAAGTCCCTCAGAGACCAGGAGGCTTTGTCAGACAACACCCACAGACACCCTGCAGCATCTGACCCTCTAAAAGATCACCATCAACAGACTGG TATTCCAGAGGCCCCAGCAAGTCCCCCAGTCTGGTGGTGCTCCCCTGAGAAGAGACTCCACAACTTCCAGCCCCCCACGGCAGATTACTCCCAGGAGGACATACACGACCTTGTCACGGAGGATGAGTTTATGCATGCGCTAG GCCTGCTCACCGTGAAGGAGTGCGAGGAAGTCCTGGCAAAGCGGTACGAGAGGAGAAAACACACCGCCTACTCACACATCTTCTCAGCCACAATATGGGAAAAACCCGAAACT CGTCGCAAGCGGAGGGCGTGGCTAACCTCTGGGGCCGGGTCGCCTCCCATGCTGAGGCGTAAAGTGAGGCCACCGTCCCAGCCACCCTCACAGCCCCAGTCACGGCCCGCCTCTCCCACACAGTCTTCTTGCTCCCCGATGACCACCTGTCCACTCTCCCAACCTGCATCCCCACAGTCccttgaggaagaagaaacaccTGCCTCACAACCCTCTGAGGAAATCTGTCCAATGTGCAAAGTTAAAG GTGCGGATGTCCAATGTGATGGGTGTGGAGTGATTTACCATGCACAGTGTGTGGACTTGGAGGACAGTGAGCCTCCTCCCTGCTGGCTGTGTCTCACCTGTGAACAGCTGGGCCTGAGAGCCTCATCCTCCCACACAGACCCTCACCACCTTTCCAGGCGAAGAGGTAAGTCCAG TTTAGGGGGACTCCTAGCAGAGGTAACTGGTAGCCTGGACGATGTAATGGCCTTGCATCCCAAGAGGCAGTGA
- the LOC127009020 gene encoding nucleoside diphosphate kinase 7-like isoform X1: MGNKVFIIALVVALVAIYLNNYLKRKGETRYIFHTEWYDPVSATVNKFHLSFFPRDTSVEMYDLRAQRLFLKRIQVEGVEERDLYLGNTIVVLSRQLKITDYADAFTREQITSKRQRTFAMVKPDAVHRLGEIVDVIQGRDFEISQMKMVQLSRHQAAAFYREHEGRPFFEPLLDYITSGPVVALELITTDAVKKWRTTLGPTDSQEARNVAPDSIRALFGKDKQSNAGHGSDSDISAIREIEFFFPSSKINDDLLPQTTAKLGNNTCCIIKPHAVAKGYMGAILKAIQDEEFVISALQMFRMDKVQSEEFLEVYKGVVSEYPGMVQQLMSGPLVALEITSVHGSQTPLKFREFVGPSDPEVARELRPNSLRARFGEDTVRNALHCSDLPDDGPLEVEYFFKILQ, from the exons ATGGGTAACAAGGTATTCATCATTGCACTAGTGGTTGCTCTTGTGGCCATCTATTTAAATAACTACCTCAAAAGAAAG GGGGAGACACGATACATATTCCACACAGAATGGTACGACCCCGTCTCAGCAACGGTCAACAAATTCCACCTCAGCTTCTTCCCGAGAGATACGTCGGTGGAAATG TATGACCTGCGAGCTCAGCGGTTGTTCCTGAAGCGGATAcaagtggagggagtggaggagcggGACTTGTACCTTGGCAACACCATCGTTGTCCTCTCCCGCCAGCTGAAGATCACAGACTATGCCGACGCCTTCACTCGAGAACAGATCACTTCCAAGAGGCAGAG AACCTTTGCCATGGTGAAGCCTGATGCTGTGCACAGACTGGGAGAAATAGTCGATGTAATCCAAGGCCGGGACTTTGAGATCAGCCAGATGAAGATGGTGCAGCTGTCAAGGCACCAAGCAGCAGCCTTTTACCGGGAGCATGAGGGACGGCCCTTCTTTGA GCCCCTGCTGGACTACATCACAAGTGGGCCGGTTGTTGCCTTGGAGCTGATAACAACTGATGCCGTCAAGAAGTGGAGGACAACTCTGGGCCCCACGGACTCCCAGGAAGCAAGGAATGTTGCCCCTGATTCCATAAGAGCGCTGTTTGGGAAGGACAAGCAGTCAAATGCTGGACATGGGTCTGACTCTGACATCTCTGCAATAAGG GAAATTGAGTTTTTCTTCCCATCATCCAAGATAAATGATGACCTCCTGCCACAGACCACGGCCAAGCTAGGAAACAATACTTGCTGCATCATCAAGCCGCATGCTGTAGCCAAGG GTTACATGGGTGCCATTCTGAAGGCAATACAGGACGAAGAGTTTGTGATATCTGCCTTACAAATGTTCCGCATGGACAAGGTTCAGTCCGAAGAGTTTTTGGAGGTGTACAAAGGTGTCGTCAGTGAATACCCA GGGATGGTACAGCAGCTGATGTCTGGACCTCTGGTGGCTCTGGAGATCACGAGTGTTCATGGATCCCAGACGCCGCTAAAATTCAGAGAATTTGTTGGACCTTCTGACCCG GAAGTGGCAAGGGAGCTGCGGCCCAACAGCCTGAGAGCACGCTTTGGGGAAGACACAGTGCGGAACGCTTTGCACTGCTCTGACCTGCCTGATGATGGCCCTCTGGAG GTGGAATACTTCTTCAAAATTCTTCAGTAG
- the LOC127009020 gene encoding nucleoside diphosphate kinase 7-like isoform X3, with amino-acid sequence MGETRYIFHTEWYDPVSATVNKFHLSFFPRDTSVEMYDLRAQRLFLKRIQVEGVEERDLYLGNTIVVLSRQLKITDYADAFTREQITSKRQRTFAMVKPDAVHRLGEIVDVIQGRDFEISQMKMVQLSRHQAAAFYREHEGRPFFEPLLDYITSGPVVALELITTDAVKKWRTTLGPTDSQEARNVAPDSIRALFGKDKQSNAGHGSDSDISAIREIEFFFPSSKINDDLLPQTTAKLGNNTCCIIKPHAVAKGYMGAILKAIQDEEFVISALQMFRMDKVQSEEFLEVYKGVVSEYPGMVQQLMSGPLVALEITSVHGSQTPLKFREFVGPSDPEVARELRPNSLRARFGEDTVRNALHCSDLPDDGPLEVEYFFKILQ; translated from the exons ATG GGGGAGACACGATACATATTCCACACAGAATGGTACGACCCCGTCTCAGCAACGGTCAACAAATTCCACCTCAGCTTCTTCCCGAGAGATACGTCGGTGGAAATG TATGACCTGCGAGCTCAGCGGTTGTTCCTGAAGCGGATAcaagtggagggagtggaggagcggGACTTGTACCTTGGCAACACCATCGTTGTCCTCTCCCGCCAGCTGAAGATCACAGACTATGCCGACGCCTTCACTCGAGAACAGATCACTTCCAAGAGGCAGAG AACCTTTGCCATGGTGAAGCCTGATGCTGTGCACAGACTGGGAGAAATAGTCGATGTAATCCAAGGCCGGGACTTTGAGATCAGCCAGATGAAGATGGTGCAGCTGTCAAGGCACCAAGCAGCAGCCTTTTACCGGGAGCATGAGGGACGGCCCTTCTTTGA GCCCCTGCTGGACTACATCACAAGTGGGCCGGTTGTTGCCTTGGAGCTGATAACAACTGATGCCGTCAAGAAGTGGAGGACAACTCTGGGCCCCACGGACTCCCAGGAAGCAAGGAATGTTGCCCCTGATTCCATAAGAGCGCTGTTTGGGAAGGACAAGCAGTCAAATGCTGGACATGGGTCTGACTCTGACATCTCTGCAATAAGG GAAATTGAGTTTTTCTTCCCATCATCCAAGATAAATGATGACCTCCTGCCACAGACCACGGCCAAGCTAGGAAACAATACTTGCTGCATCATCAAGCCGCATGCTGTAGCCAAGG GTTACATGGGTGCCATTCTGAAGGCAATACAGGACGAAGAGTTTGTGATATCTGCCTTACAAATGTTCCGCATGGACAAGGTTCAGTCCGAAGAGTTTTTGGAGGTGTACAAAGGTGTCGTCAGTGAATACCCA GGGATGGTACAGCAGCTGATGTCTGGACCTCTGGTGGCTCTGGAGATCACGAGTGTTCATGGATCCCAGACGCCGCTAAAATTCAGAGAATTTGTTGGACCTTCTGACCCG GAAGTGGCAAGGGAGCTGCGGCCCAACAGCCTGAGAGCACGCTTTGGGGAAGACACAGTGCGGAACGCTTTGCACTGCTCTGACCTGCCTGATGATGGCCCTCTGGAG GTGGAATACTTCTTCAAAATTCTTCAGTAG